GAAATATTCGGACCAAATGGATTCACTATAGGTGCGGCGCCATCAACCGATAATATTCCTGCAGCAAAAGCAGAACTAGATACGTTACCTATTTGAGTTTGAGTATTGTCAGAACGGGCATAAGAATAGTAAAGATCATAGTTGTAATCATCGATAACGCCTTCAACACCAATTAATGCTCTGAATGAATGACGGCTATCGTTATTACGACGAGCGCCAGTTTCAACTAAACGACGATTAACACCAAGATTAACTAAACCATCATTTTGAGCAACACCTGCTTCATTAGCATCTACAAGTTGTAATACATCACTTAATTCTGAGCTGATATAAGGGTTGGTAACGTCAATAGGTAATGATGTGCTGATAAAAGAAGGGGCAAAACCAGTAGAGGTTTCGTTGTGAGTATAAGCACCTTCAATATAGAGCTTAGAGTCATCATTGATTTCATAATCAGCAAATAGCGTTAGGCTGTGGCGCTCTTGCGGTATACGTAGAAAATTATCTAAGGTGTAGTTATATAAATCATCAGGACGGGAAAAAGGGCGAACATTACCATCTGCATCTGGAATAAATCCGTCACCACCGATACCGGTAAGCCCTGCCGCGGCTAATGCACCATCTAATCCGGGAATAGCAGCAATAGCTTCAGCTGAACTTGGTAGCCCAGTAAAACGACCGTTTGGTACAAAGCTACTACCACCTGGTACTAAAACTCTATTGCCGTTGGCATCAGTACCATCAGTTAAAACAGAAGAAGAAAAATCACGATCTGTTGTATAAATTGCATCGCGATCTAAATAATTTAAGGCAATAACAGCATTACCTCTTCCATCAGCAAAATTGCCACCCATAGTTAGCGTAAAGTCTTTAGTATTGCCATCACCTTCCGCGGTTTGGTTGAATTGAGTACGTAATTCAACACCTTCGAAATCATCCTTCATTATAAAGTTAACAACACCAGCTACCGCATCTGAGCCATAAACCGCTGACGCGCCACCGGTAACCACTTCTACACGTTCAATTAGTGACGCTGGGATTGTATTTATATCAGTAGTTTGACTAGAGTCAAAAAAGGTATATCGTCGACCATTAACTAGTACTAAGCTACGAGTAGAGCCTAGTCCACGTAAGTCCAATGTTGCAGCACCTGTTGCTGTTGGGTTTGCAGTAGAGTTTGTTGAGGCTGTGCCAGATGGCACAAATTGTGGCATGTTATTTAGAATTTCTTCAACGTTTTGAAAGCCTGATAATTTTATTTGTTCTGACGAAACTACATCAACTGGAATTGATGCGGCTTGTCGACCGCTTCGGATACGTGAACCAGTAACAGATATTTTTTCGATATCTTCATAATCTATTTCAGATTGCGCCGGTATTTCTTCTTGTGCAGGAACTACAGACTGTGCAGATGCATAAACGGGCGCTAAAGATGATAAAGCTAACGCTGCGGAGATCGCAGATGACAATGAATTTTTCATTCTAAATTTGAACATGGTGTAACTACCTCGCCTTAATATATTTTTGTTATAGTGATATTTTTATAGTTATTATTATTATTTGATGGCTTTGATTTAAACCTTCCTATATATAGTTGTAGGAAGTTTATTCTACTCAAATTAAGATACTCCTTAGCAACAATCGCTATACCACCCAAAGGGGTAGTTTATTGATATCCACTCTTTCGGGTAGTGCTGTTAGTTATATCATTAAGGCATACTATACAAATGAATAATATTAAACTGTATATGTGGGCTACGCCCAATTCGCGCCGGATTTCAATTCTTTTTGAAGAATTGGGTCTTAATTTTGATGTTCACCCTGTTAATATCAGAGCAAAAGAACAATTTGCAGCTGAAATTACTGATCTGAATCCATTTGGAAAAGTGCCAATTGTTGTTTGGCAAGAGTGTGAAGAGCAACGCCTTTTATTTGAATCAGGTGCAATTCTAATACACTTTGCTGAAGCAGGTAAACAATTTCTTCCTGCTGAAAGTAAAGAACGTAGCGAAATACTTTCGTGGTTAATGGTGGCATTAACTGGATTAGGACCGCATAGTGCATCTGCACATTATTGGTCTGATTTAGCGGTAGAGAAGTCACCTCAAGCGCTAGATTATCATGTGAATTTTACTGCACGTGTATATCGCCTATTAGATGATCGACTTGCAGATAATGAATACTTGGCCGGAGACTATTCCATTGCCGATATGGCCGCTTATCCTTGGATTAGCGTTAGCGAATGGACGACCCTTGATATTGAAGACTATCCAAATTTATTAAGATGGTATAAACATGTTGGTTTACGCCCAGCAGTACAGCGTGGCATGAGTTTACCAACTGGTATTACTCTAGATTAAATAATAGATTTAGCCTTATCACTAATTCTTGGTATCAATGAGAGTTAGTGATTTTTTATAACAAAATTTTTATTGTAAATTGCTGAAATAAAGATTGTCGTGGGTATAATGAACTATAGAGTTTGAAAAATAATTTAGTAGGCTATTAGTTTTTTTAGTTCCTTAAATTTAGTTTATAAAACTGAGTTCAGCCAAGTATAAAAGTAGAAGTTAAAACATCAATCGCTATAATTGATGTCCTTTAGAGTCTAATATTAACAAGTAATTAAGATAGCTTTTTAAATCGACGCGATGCTAAACCAATCATTCCTAAAGCAAAAATAGCTAGTGTAGTTGGCTCTGGAACCGAGTTAACATGACTACTTTTGAAAGTAACATCGTTTAATTCTGTTAACCGTATTGCACCACAGCTAGTACAGATAGGATCATATACATCCATTCTTAAAGTCCAATCAGTGCTAGTTGAGTTTAATTCTGCAAAGTTGAAATCTAAATTATATTTTTGCTCTATTGAGCTGCCGGTAAGATCCCATGTACCTACAATTGAATCATTTAACGAGAATTGAAAACCAAGCGTACCAGAAAACAAATTTAAATCTAAATTCATCTCAAGGCTTAATCCATCTATATATTCTAAACCTGTCTCGGAATATGTTTGACTGGCATAGTTTATAGAAGAATAATAATAATAAGAAACTGATGTTATTATAGGTTCTTCATTTTCGGCATCAAAATTACTGCTATATATCAACCCTGCGTTAGCTAAACTGCTCATCGAAAACAAAAGTATTGCAAATGTTGCTTGTCTGTAACCAAGTTTCATATAGTTATCCTATTTATGATTTTCATTTATGATTACTATTTTAATCAATAAAATAGTAATCAATCGTTCCCTGATGGGAATAATTAATTCGAACATAAAAGTAGCATAATTTCAATATGATAGAAAGATATAAACCAATGCAGATACTCTTGTAAGCCTATCGACTTTGTTAATCTAACTTCTAGCAATACGCATCAGGTCAGAGTCATCGCGACATGGTTTAAAAGCATCAAGTTTTGATTGATATGTTGATGACACTACATTTAACACGCCAAGCATCGAATGGAATATATTGTCATGATTAAGTGTTGTTTGTGTACTCTGTTTTAAGCAATTACTTTGAAAGCTTTTTTGAGTATTATTCGACCAAAATAATAGAGGAATATGGGTTTGTTCGATAGGCGCAATAGCGTATGGAAAACCATGTAAATAAAGACCATTTTCACCTAATGATTCCCCATGGTCGGATACATAAATCATTTCTGTATTTATCATTTGTGTACTGTTTTTGCTAAATCTAGCTAATTTATTTATCACTTCAGAAATCACATAATCAGAATAATGTATCGTATTATCGTAAGTGTTTACCAGTTGCTCTGATGTACAATTTTGTATGTCACTTTGCTGGCAGTCAGGTAGAAAAGTAGCAAATTCCTGTGGGTAACGACGATAATATGTTGGTCCATGTGAGCCCATTAAATGCAGGACAATTAATGTGGTTTGAGAGCTTAACATGGCTAGTTTATTATCTAATTGCGTTAATAATATTTCATCAAAACAATAGTCACCATCGCATAATGGATTACTTTTATTTTTATCAATATTGATGGTGTTCACTCGTTTACAGACACCCTTACAGCCTTCATTATTATCAACCCATAGCACATCGACACCTGCTAATTTCGCAATATCTAATAGATTTTGTTGTGAAGACGCCGACCGCTTATTAAATTGCTCTTTGTTTAATAATGAAAACATACAGGGAACAGAAACGGCTGTTGCTGTACCGCAGGAATACATTTGGTTAAAAAAATGTATATTAAATTTTTCTGTATATTCATTTGTTTGTTTATAATAACCATTTAAAGAGAAATTTTTTGCTCTTGCCGTTTCTCCTACAATCATTACCACGACGTTTTTATCTGTTTTAAGCGGTGTTTGTATTTCAGGGTGAGAGTCTAGCTCTTTAAACACCATTGGCTCAGCGAAATGGTTTCGTTTAATGTATTTATAGCTCGCAATTAATGTTGGTATTGGCACTATATACTTTGCTAAATCTCTATTGTTGCGATTAACAGACGCGTAACTAGAATATAAGCTAAAAAAAATAATGATAAAGATAATAAGGGCAGAAACAATTAGCTTTAAACGATGGCTTACGCTTAGGTTCAGTGGATTTGGCTTAGGGTTAATTCTTCTTAATATGATTAAAGGTGTAATTGTTAATAGTATTATATAAAAAACAGCTGATAAATTAAGGTAGGTAAAAGCCTCAGACGTGGATGTTTCCGCCATATTTTCTACCATACCGTAATCAAAAATAATGCCATAACTACTCATTGCATAGCAGAATATGGCGGATAACAAGATCAGAACAGTAATCACTGTTTTATAAACATACCTTCTCGGCAATAGACTAAATAGCAGAACAAAAATAGTGCTTAAAAATAGGGGTAGAGATATAAAGTAAGCAAAATCAAAGTTATCCAGCTTAATTAAATCATGATACGTTTTTTGTAAAAACGGAAAGTTAAAAATAATTGAAAAATAAAGACTTAACAAAATTGTTGCAGAATTTAATGACAGCGTTTTAGAAAATATTTTTTGCACAATGTTATCTCTTTAATAAAAATATCATTGTGCCTTTTCAATCTTAATTAAGACTGAGCGTAAACTGAATTTTTACTGAATTTTCTTGTTTACGGATAAATTATAGCTCCCATAAAACTACTCCCCAGGTAGCAATAGCGATTGCTAAACTAATCAATACAGCAAGAGATCCTAAGTCTTTTGCTAATCCAGATAATGAATGATGCTCTAACCCGATGCGATCAATCGTTGCTTCTACTGCGGTGTTAATAACTTCAACTAATAAAACAAACAGCAGTGAAACAATTAGTAATAAATGGAGTAATAAGCTGATATCGAGAAAGCAGCTAGTACCTGATAATACAAGGATTAGTATCAACTCTTGTTGAAAAGCAGTTTCATTTTTTATTAACCATTTAAAGCCTTGTAATGAATTAATTAAGGCTAGAAAAATGCGTTTAGCACCTTTATGTTTTTGTATTGTCATTGTTAACTCAAATAATAAATAATTTTCATCATTAATTTATCAAATTGAACTTAAGTGCACCTGAAGGGAAGCTTAAGATTTACTGAATATATTGATGTTTATACTATAAAAGGTCTCTTTTATTCGCGGTTTTTATAAAATTCAGCCAATCTTAAGTTTACCGTGATAAATTAAATAAAAATGGTATTGATGATTAATATGAATATTTTACTTGTTGAAGATTCTGATAAATTAAGACGTAGTTTGCGTATAGGCTTAGTTGCTTTAGGATTTGCTGTTGATGAAGCAAGTGACGGAGCCGATGCGTTAGCGATGGCATTATCTGATGATTATGACATTATTATTTTGGATTTAATGTTACCCAGTGTTGATGGCTTATCAATATTAAAATCGCTAAGAAAGCATAAAAAACAAAGTAAGGTACTTATTCTTTCTGCTAAAGATCAACTGTCAGATCGCATTGATGGTTTGTTTACCGGTGCCGATGATTATATGACTAAGCCTTTTTCATTTGATGAGTTACATGCTCGAATTATCGCGTTAACAAGGCGAGGTGAGTTATTAAGAACGTCAAACTTGATCACTATTAATGATTTTGTTGTCGATTTACAAGCCAAAGTGTTTAGCTTTGAAGGTAAACCGATAGACTTAACTGCTACAGAATATAAAATTATAGAATGTTTATTTATTAATAAAGAAAAAGTAGTGAGCGCTGAAAAAATGGGGGAGTATATTGTGGGTAAATACGATGCTATTAATAAAAACTCATTAGAAGCTCATATCTCATCTATTCGTAAGAAATTAAAACAGTTTTCAGCTATATTTCCTGTAAAAAATAAACGTGGATTTGGCTATGTTGCTACTGATGCTTAAGCATTAAGCCTCACATTATGAAAATAAACTGTAAGGTTCAAAATGAAATCAATCAAACAGTCGTTAGTTAAGCAACTAACAACACTTATTACTTTTATTTTATTTATTGTTCTCTTATTTTTAGACATTAGTGTAGATACATATGTCGATAAACAATTTGATGATGCTTTAGAGCAAAAGGGTAAAAGTCTCGTTAACTTAATTAGTTATAAAGAAAATTCATTACAATTAACGATGCTAACCGATGTGATGACGGCGTTTGATCGCACAGAAAATGCAGAGTATTTTCAAATTTGGTCAAATGATAAGTTACTAAAATATTCAGCTACCTTAAATCAAACACCTGAATTTGACTTTAATCGTACCGATTTACTACTTGGCGGGCATATCATCACCGAAACTAATTTACCTGATGGTGAAAGTGGGCGTGTTTTTTTATTTAAATTTATACCAGCGAGTGACAATAATTCTACAGATATCAAACCTCCTATATATCTTGTTTTTGCTCGGTCAAATGCAACGCTTGAGAAAATTTTAATATTAATAGATATTGTTTTCTTAATCACCGCAATCGGTACTGCTTTTTTTATTCGTTACTTAGTTAATAAAATTGTTTCTAAGGGGTTAGAGCCAATTACCTTACTTAATAAAAAAATCAGAGAAATTGATATCAATAATGAATTAGAAAAATTTATCATTGATCATCCACCAAGTGAAATTAAAACAATTATTGATGAATTAAATCAATTTTTAATTGAAAACAGAGTATTACTTAAAAATGAAAAACGGTTAACTTCAGATATTGCGCATGAGCTAAAAACACCTATTACAGAATTAATGAGTGTGAGTGAAATAGCGATTAAATATCCAGAGAATGAAGAGGTTATGGAGAACTATAAAGACGATGTATTATCTATATCTACGCGTATGAAAAACATTGTAGAGTCATTGTTATTATTAAATAAAGTAAGTACTGAGCAATTTAATTTAACCATGGTTGATATAGATTTATCAGATAAAGTGTTATGTATTTTAGAAAGGTTGGCAATAACCATACCTAATTTTGAACAAAGAATTAAAACCAAACTTACCGATAACATTGTTATTACGAATGATGTGTTTTCCTTAGAAGCAATACTAACAAATCTTATTAACAATGCGATTCATTACAGCCCAGAAGCAAGTAAAGTAACAATTGAACTGAATATTATTAATGACAAACCAAAGCTAACCATATCTAACATACCACTACAGAAATTAACGCCCGCAGACATAAATAATATGTTCGAACCTCTATGGCAAAAAGATAATGCCAGAACATCTGAAACCCATTTTGGCTTGGGTTTAGCTATTGTGAAAACTTTAGCTGAACGAGCTAATATAAAAATATCAGTTGAATTAAAAGGCTCAGATTTAATTACCTTTAGTGTGATTTTTTGATTCTCAACTCGGTAAATTATAATAATATATCGTTAATTCTCTTGATATGTAATTAAAATGTCTTTGAGTTCCGGTGTGATTAAAATCAGGCCTCAATTTGCAGTTAACTAAAGCGTAAGAATCTTAAAAAGGGTAAGCTCATGGATAGAACAAAAACTACAGTAGTCGCTAGTTTATTAGGGATTTTGTACGCGTACTGGTCTGTTTATATAATCGGTTTTGGTGCCGCTATCGCAATGCCTGCAAGGCTTTTAACTTTTATTGCTGAGCTATATCCCATTTTCGCCTTTGCTATAGCAGATATTATTACAATTGCCGTACCGTTAATTCTTGTTTATTTTCTATTGGTGCTTGTGGTCAAGTATTTAAATTCGGGTAATAGTTACCTTCCATTTTTAGTATTATTCGCTCCTTTTTGTCTTCAACATCTTTATTTTTGGATGAATATGGAGTTTACTCAAGATTGGGTATATGTTTTGAGTACAACAATGCCTAGGTATATTCTTATTATACTGTTTGCCTTATATTTTGTTAAACAAGCCGTTGAGCAACAGCAATGCTTGGCGAGAAAATAAATAAAGCCACCTTTTCAAGTGGCTTTATTTATAATTAATGGGTCAAGTTTAGGTTAGTTTAGGTTTAAAGAGCGATATTGAACGATATCTTCAATGCTCAAAACTACCATTTCATGTTTTATAGCGAACTTACATATTTCAGGTAATCTTGCCATTGTTCCATCTGCATTGGTTAGTTCGCATAAAATTCCTTTCGAATCTAATCCGGCAAGTTTGATTAAATCTATAGTTCCTTCTGTATGGCCTCTTCTAGAGAGAACACCGCCTGAATTAGCAAGTAAAGGAAATATATGACCTGGAGTATTGAGATCGTTGGCTACACTATCTAGATTGGCCGCAGTTTTAACTGTGTGCATTCTATCGGCTGCTGAAACGCCTGTTGTAACACCGTGCTTTGCTTCAATCGAAACAGTATAAGCTGTTTTATTGCGACTGGTATTAATTGATACCATTTGTGGTAGGTTAAGCCGCTCCACATCATCTTGCTCTAAAACCAAACAAACAATACCGCTACACTCTCGGATCATCATTGCCATTTGTTGCTGAGTAATATGTTGGGTGGAAAAAATAAGATCGCCTTCGTTTTCTCGATCTTCATCGTCTACTAACAACAAACCTTTACCAGATTG
The sequence above is a segment of the Colwellia sp. 20A7 genome. Coding sequences within it:
- a CDS encoding TonB-dependent receptor domain-containing protein → MFKFRMKNSLSSAISAALALSSLAPVYASAQSVVPAQEEIPAQSEIDYEDIEKISVTGSRIRSGRQAASIPVDVVSSEQIKLSGFQNVEEILNNMPQFVPSGTASTNSTANPTATGAATLDLRGLGSTRSLVLVNGRRYTFFDSSQTTDINTIPASLIERVEVVTGGASAVYGSDAVAGVVNFIMKDDFEGVELRTQFNQTAEGDGNTKDFTLTMGGNFADGRGNAVIALNYLDRDAIYTTDRDFSSSVLTDGTDANGNRVLVPGGSSFVPNGRFTGLPSSAEAIAAIPGLDGALAAAGLTGIGGDGFIPDADGNVRPFSRPDDLYNYTLDNFLRIPQERHSLTLFADYEINDDSKLYIEGAYTHNETSTGFAPSFISTSLPIDVTNPYISSELSDVLQLVDANEAGVAQNDGLVNLGVNRRLVETGARRNNDSRHSFRALIGVEGVIDDYNYDLYYSYARSDNTQTQIGNVSSSAFAAGILSVDGAAPIVNPFGPNISAEGVDYISIDTINTEVTELNVFGASISGDLLEVPNGFLSASFGVEWRSNKVVFAVDQALLTGDVAGFNAVQPTAGEIEVWEVFGEVFMPILADISGIKSLDATAAYRYSEYDLEKTDGVSTFLVGLDWMVNDSLAFGAQFQKAIRAPSLGEAFGGQQLFPVAATDPCALPSAATDATIRSLCEATGVPANLVGNANLQPNNEIPGVFGGNPNLSEEESDTITISAIITPTSIPNLRVLVDYFDIEVDNAIGAFGGSVNNILDICYSQVQDINSTACQAVTRNTTSGEIDTLNPVTATNVNVGGLATSGVDFQVDYKVELDASEINILFNATLLNDYDLTPIADLNTVNDCAGAFGTTCGEPKSELKMNTSVTWTDGDLTLGLRHRWSEDTTLDQVQFGADPSTSAVPELSGYSYLDISFNYNLGDNTTVWGGVNNVLDKSPPLLGSRQSRANTRPDTYNATGAELFIGGSYRF
- a CDS encoding glutathione S-transferase family protein; its protein translation is MNNIKLYMWATPNSRRISILFEELGLNFDVHPVNIRAKEQFAAEITDLNPFGKVPIVVWQECEEQRLLFESGAILIHFAEAGKQFLPAESKERSEILSWLMVALTGLGPHSASAHYWSDLAVEKSPQALDYHVNFTARVYRLLDDRLADNEYLAGDYSIADMAAYPWISVSEWTTLDIEDYPNLLRWYKHVGLRPAVQRGMSLPTGITLD
- a CDS encoding PEP-CTERM sorting domain-containing protein; the protein is MKLGYRQATFAILLFSMSSLANAGLIYSSNFDAENEEPIITSVSYYYYSSINYASQTYSETGLEYIDGLSLEMNLDLNLFSGTLGFQFSLNDSIVGTWDLTGSSIEQKYNLDFNFAELNSTSTDWTLRMDVYDPICTSCGAIRLTELNDVTFKSSHVNSVPEPTTLAIFALGMIGLASRRFKKLS
- a CDS encoding phosphoethanolamine transferase, coding for MQKIFSKTLSLNSATILLSLYFSIIFNFPFLQKTYHDLIKLDNFDFAYFISLPLFLSTIFVLLFSLLPRRYVYKTVITVLILLSAIFCYAMSSYGIIFDYGMVENMAETSTSEAFTYLNLSAVFYIILLTITPLIILRRINPKPNPLNLSVSHRLKLIVSALIIFIIIFFSLYSSYASVNRNNRDLAKYIVPIPTLIASYKYIKRNHFAEPMVFKELDSHPEIQTPLKTDKNVVVMIVGETARAKNFSLNGYYKQTNEYTEKFNIHFFNQMYSCGTATAVSVPCMFSLLNKEQFNKRSASSQQNLLDIAKLAGVDVLWVDNNEGCKGVCKRVNTINIDKNKSNPLCDGDYCFDEILLTQLDNKLAMLSSQTTLIVLHLMGSHGPTYYRRYPQEFATFLPDCQQSDIQNCTSEQLVNTYDNTIHYSDYVISEVINKLARFSKNSTQMINTEMIYVSDHGESLGENGLYLHGFPYAIAPIEQTHIPLLFWSNNTQKSFQSNCLKQSTQTTLNHDNIFHSMLGVLNVVSSTYQSKLDAFKPCRDDSDLMRIARS
- a CDS encoding diacylglycerol kinase — its product is MTIQKHKGAKRIFLALINSLQGFKWLIKNETAFQQELILILVLSGTSCFLDISLLLHLLLIVSLLFVLLVEVINTAVEATIDRIGLEHHSLSGLAKDLGSLAVLISLAIAIATWGVVLWEL
- a CDS encoding response regulator transcription factor — its product is MNILLVEDSDKLRRSLRIGLVALGFAVDEASDGADALAMALSDDYDIIILDLMLPSVDGLSILKSLRKHKKQSKVLILSAKDQLSDRIDGLFTGADDYMTKPFSFDELHARIIALTRRGELLRTSNLITINDFVVDLQAKVFSFEGKPIDLTATEYKIIECLFINKEKVVSAEKMGEYIVGKYDAINKNSLEAHISSIRKKLKQFSAIFPVKNKRGFGYVATDA
- a CDS encoding sensor histidine kinase: MKSIKQSLVKQLTTLITFILFIVLLFLDISVDTYVDKQFDDALEQKGKSLVNLISYKENSLQLTMLTDVMTAFDRTENAEYFQIWSNDKLLKYSATLNQTPEFDFNRTDLLLGGHIITETNLPDGESGRVFLFKFIPASDNNSTDIKPPIYLVFARSNATLEKILILIDIVFLITAIGTAFFIRYLVNKIVSKGLEPITLLNKKIREIDINNELEKFIIDHPPSEIKTIIDELNQFLIENRVLLKNEKRLTSDIAHELKTPITELMSVSEIAIKYPENEEVMENYKDDVLSISTRMKNIVESLLLLNKVSTEQFNLTMVDIDLSDKVLCILERLAITIPNFEQRIKTKLTDNIVITNDVFSLEAILTNLINNAIHYSPEASKVTIELNIINDKPKLTISNIPLQKLTPADINNMFEPLWQKDNARTSETHFGLGLAIVKTLAERANIKISVELKGSDLITFSVIF
- the ribB gene encoding 3,4-dihydroxy-2-butanone-4-phosphate synthase encodes the protein MSQSLLSQFGTPLQRVASAINALQSGKGLLLVDDEDRENEGDLIFSTQHITQQQMAMMIRECSGIVCLVLEQDDVERLNLPQMVSINTSRNKTAYTVSIEAKHGVTTGVSAADRMHTVKTAANLDSVANDLNTPGHIFPLLANSGGVLSRRGHTEGTIDLIKLAGLDSKGILCELTNADGTMARLPEICKFAIKHEMVVLSIEDIVQYRSLNLN